A region of the Chryseobacterium gotjawalense genome:
GCAGCTTCAACTCCAAACACGCCACGTCCCATTTCGATCGAATTCAGATATCTTTCCAGAATAACATCTTTCCCCCAAACCAATTCGATGATGAACGTGTAAACGGCTTCAAAACCTTTTCTAATCCAGCTTCTACCCTGCCACAGGAAAACATTTTTTGCTGTCTGTTGGGAAATGGTACTTCCTCCGCGGACCTTTTTCCCCTGCTGATTATGCTGCATAGCTTTCTCAATGGCCTGATAATCGAAACCGTTATGATCAAAAAATCTTTGATCTTCTGCCGCAATCACCGCCTTTTTCACATTATCGCCCATTTCACCGTAAGAAATATAATCTCTTTTCAGTTTTCCAAATTCCACCAAACCACCAATTTGTGTAAATGTGATGGGCGGATTAAAGAATTTACCCCACACAATAAACAGAATATTTGCCAGGATGATGATATAAATAAGTTTTTTAATTTTCTTCCACATAAACGCTGAATGACTAATTTTTAAAGATGCAAAAATAGAAATAATATTTACTTCAACTCTCTTAAATACGTTAATTGATAATTTGGCAACAATTCAGGATGAAAAATTTTGATATAATCCTTGAGCACCAAATCTGCCCGCACCACTCCGCTTTCAAAGTAATCATTTGATTTTCCGACTTCTCTGCCATTCATCGTGTAGAGTTTGCCGTCATTAAAAACGGGAAGTTTGGTGTAATTTGGATTAATCTGAAGCAGCTCTTTTTTATTGACGTGATTCCCGATATTCACCCAATATTCAACTTTTTGAGCTTTGGCAAAAATTTCTTCAAAACTCATCGGGACTGCTTTGGATTCGGAACTGCCAGCATTAATATAAGTTGCATTCGCATCAGAAATAAACTGTGCCAAATTAGATTTTCCTCCCGGTAAAAACCATTGGTTGCCATACATTTCGTTGGCCAAAACCACCGGCTTATTCATCGCTTTTTTGGCTACCGTTTTCAAAGAATCGTAACTTTTCTCAATGGTTTCAAAATGAGTAACTGCCTTCTTTTCCTGGTTAAAGAGTTTCCCAAACAACACTAAATATTTCGATTTTTCTAAAGAATTCTGTTCTAAATATTCATCCAGAAAAATAATTTCGATCCCGTTTTTCTTAATTAAATCATAGGTATTTTCAAAACTTGCGATGTAATTGGTGAAAACAGCATCAGGTTTTAAAGCGATAATTTTCTCTAAATTATATTTCTGTTCATTTCCGACATTTTGAATTTTCCCATCGGTAATCATTTGTTGAACTTTTTTCGAATAGACATATTCCGGACTGGAAATTCCGATGATATTTTGTTCTGAATTAAGTTCTGTGAAATAACCAACCAAGCTTGCATTCAACAAAATCACCTTCTTAAAAGGAAGTTTAGATGTAGGAACAGTATAATCGAATTTTCCTGATTTCAGATGAAAAAAATTGCCTTCATCCTTAAACTGAACATTTTCTGAGATGATTTGCCAGTTGTTCAATTTTGCAGAACTTTCTTTTTTGCAGGCTAAAAAAAGAAAAAGTGTAAAAATTGTAAAAAAAGTTACTTTCATTATTTGAAAAGAATAAAAAAGTGTTATATTTGCAGACCTAAAAAAAAGGCCTCGTGGCGCAACTGAATAGCGCACCTGATTACGGCTCAGGAGGTTACAGGTTTGAATCCTGTCGAGGTCACTAAAACCTAGCATTTCGCTAGGTTTTTTTTATTTCTCTAACAGCAAAGAAACCCACTCTTCTCTTTGTAACTTCTTTTTCAAAGTCAGTTTCTGTTCATTACAAACTTCCAGAATATCATCTACATCGAAGAAACATAGGCCGGAAAGTAATAACTGTCCGCCATTATTTAAAACCGAAACATACGTTGGGATATCTGA
Encoded here:
- a CDS encoding ABC transporter substrate-binding protein; this encodes MKVTFFTIFTLFLFLACKKESSAKLNNWQIISENVQFKDEGNFFHLKSGKFDYTVPTSKLPFKKVILLNASLVGYFTELNSEQNIIGISSPEYVYSKKVQQMITDGKIQNVGNEQKYNLEKIIALKPDAVFTNYIASFENTYDLIKKNGIEIIFLDEYLEQNSLEKSKYLVLFGKLFNQEKKAVTHFETIEKSYDSLKTVAKKAMNKPVVLANEMYGNQWFLPGGKSNLAQFISDANATYINAGSSESKAVPMSFEEIFAKAQKVEYWVNIGNHVNKKELLQINPNYTKLPVFNDGKLYTMNGREVGKSNDYFESGVVRADLVLKDYIKIFHPELLPNYQLTYLRELK
- the mtgA gene encoding monofunctional biosynthetic peptidoglycan transglycosylase → MWKKIKKLIYIIILANILFIVWGKFFNPPITFTQIGGLVEFGKLKRDYISYGEMGDNVKKAVIAAEDQRFFDHNGFDYQAIEKAMQHNQQGKKVRGGSTISQQTAKNVFLWQGRSWIRKGFEAVYTFIIELVWGKDVILERYLNSIEMGRGVFGVEAASQYYFNKSARDLTKSEAAWIATILPNPQKYDPKNPSPYLNKKHNWIMRQMNNITLK